From one Spiroplasma endosymbiont of Lasioglossum villosulum genomic stretch:
- the rpsF gene encoding 30S ribosomal protein S6 produces the protein MEDLKQKHNYEIMYIVDDQNQEKAQLIKKEFCEILTKNAGKITKEQDSIRQFAYPINKKVKGHYFIIEVLTSPENIANFNRVALNKQRQLDVMRFLVINLDSEKVNKFKPKRQVESSSFSRPTRPGNRPSYNRDENGERKPRPIAGTESSYRTKTNYQNSKTNTNNNASNTEQKD, from the coding sequence TTGGAAGATTTAAAACAAAAGCATAATTATGAAATTATGTACATCGTTGATGATCAAAATCAAGAAAAAGCACAATTAATTAAAAAAGAATTTTGTGAAATTTTAACTAAAAATGCTGGAAAAATTACTAAAGAACAAGATTCTATTCGTCAATTTGCTTATCCTATTAACAAAAAAGTTAAGGGTCATTATTTTATTATTGAAGTGCTAACTTCACCAGAAAACATTGCTAACTTTAATCGTGTAGCTTTAAATAAACAAAGACAATTAGACGTAATGCGTTTTTTAGTTATTAATTTAGATAGTGAAAAAGTTAATAAGTTTAAACCAAAACGTCAAGTAGAATCTAGTTCTTTCTCTCGACCAACAAGACCAGGAAATCGTCCTTCTTATAATCGTGATGAAAATGGTGAAAGAAAACCAAGACCAATCGCTGGTACTGAATCATCTTATCGTACAAAAACTAATTACCAAAATTCAAAAACAAATACTAATAATAATGCATCGAATACTGAAC